The DNA window AATACATCAGCTAGAACAGTGCACAGCATTTCTGCAGGGCCTTTAAAAAATTCCAGGGATTTTGCACAGGGACCAGTTCCCACAGAATCTAACTTCTGGACAACATACTGGAATGTAACTTTAGACCTGTGGATCAGCATTTTAAATTGTCTCAGAGGAAGCACTGTTCATTAGGCAGTaactacccatatggaaaagatatatataaatcttataaagtttgtatctgtcttgtgtgaaacttgtatgaaaagcatacaagagtgaaaacagatataagatcccttgaaaaattatataatgaaacttgtatgttttggatacttactaaaacaatatatgaaagtaatgagaaagtggccactttcatgagtaatcacttataagtttttactatttcttttccatatgggtaaccTCCACTAAACTCTACTATAAAAATATAGGATAAAACTTAACATAAAACCAAATTGTATTTCTCTTCTTACACATGTTGAACTAAAATCCAGTGAGAAGCAAAAAgatatatattaataataatatacaaCAGCTAACAAGATTACAACAGTCATACAGTATTCATACCATACTGTGTGAAAACCTTTCAGTCATTGCGGCCCAAAAAAAACGAGATGAGGATATTTTAAGGTTCTTGCATAAAGAAAATCATTAATtgatttaaaacatgttttaaatggcCTTTTAAAATGCCAGTATTTTGTTAAAATTAAGATTCTCTGTATCCACAGAGACACAGCTGGAGAGGTTACTGGAGGACCTGGGCTTGGAGCAGTACTACAGAGAGAAACTATCACTCAGCAAAATACTTGAGATCACAAAAAGAACCATCACTGATGAACCTGCAAAGTGTAAATCAGACCAACTATGGCATTTTCTAAAGAAACTGATGATGGTTAATGTGACAGCTAGAAATGTGACATATACCTCAGAGTGTGACTCAAGCGGTGATGAGGATTCAGGAAGTACAGAGTTTGATTCTGACAGTTCAAACACAGATGACAAGGTGAACCCTCTTGATATAATCACTGCTCTCTTTCTGTGTTCTGATGGTTTTGTACAGCAGGAAATGGCACTAAAAATGTCCACATGTCAGTTctctgttcctctgctgcttccCAATTGTGACACCAATCAGTGCACACTCATGCTGTGGGCCATGAGagacattgttaaaaagtacaGACCTCAGTCTCTGTTAGAGTCTAAGGGCTTCATTGAAGACAGAATCGTTCTCTCTGAACTTCCAATGATCTCTTTTGTCAGACTGGGTGAGTGCTCCTCGTCCAAGTCAGAAATTCTCAATAAGCTTTTGAGCAATTCTCAGCAGTACCATGACACCTTTGTTCATTGCAACATGGAGTGTGGTGACAGTCCAAGAAGAATATCCAACGGACTGACTGAAATTACTTGGTATCTTCCTGGTGGAAACACAAACATTGATATTTTCAGTCAGCCAGTGGCTGTAGCTAACCTTCGTGGTGACATTGAATCTTTTGAAACACAATACTCCTTTCTGTGTCAGACATctgctgcagtttttgtgttctttGACCATTTGGACTCTGAGTGCAGTCTACTTACCAACCCACACCACAAGGCACAGATCTTCTTAGTGGGTAACTATTACAGCAAGCGGTTCAGTAAAGATGCTTTAGAAAAAGTAGCAAACAAATTGGGCTTGACTAAAGACAAGATCATAATTATtaggaagaaacagaaaaatgaagcagACTTTGTGAAAAGTTTGAGAAAAAAAGTCAGTAATGTGGTGGAAAACTCAAAAATGAAGATGACAATAGAGCAGATGGCAGACATTGCCTATAAACTGGGAATCCTGGTTGATGAAGACTCTCCAGAGTGCCAGACTGCAAAGACAAATGCAGAAGCCATCACTGCTGAAATTCAAGATATCcataaatacaaagaagatCACCTTCCACGGCAAGGTGAAATATGGAAACTACTTACCTGGTTAGAGAAGGAAGATTTTCGACTTCAACATGTTGGGTCTAAAAATATAGAAGATTACAAAAGCGAActtcagaaaaggaaaaaagaactacgaaaaaaacaaaactcttatGGCATGTTGACAGCTATGACATGTTTCATCAATGCAATATCAAGCCCAGGAACAGAGAGGTTTTATTTCCTGAAATTGATGCGAATGAACCTCGATAACATGTCTCGTGTAAAACTGTCTGAACTCCAggagaaatataaagaaaaatgtaagaaCTCTGAGAACAAAGAGGAAATCAAGAAAATTGACAGACAAATTTCCAACAGCTCACTGGGGACTGAACACTTCTTCCGTGAAATGGGTCAGATCTATGAAGCCTCACTGTCCCTTCCACAAACAGATCCAGCACATCAACAGCTGCAGCATCTGCCCAAACTGTGTGCAGAGTTGTTGCTTGATGGATTTCCTCTTGAGCTTGTAGATAGAGATGCATCCAACATCCCTCTCAGATGGGTGAGTGATGTTCTCTCTCAGCTCAGTGACTTGGTGTCTCCAAACAGAAAGATACTGGTCGTCACAGTTCTTGGAGTTCAGAGCACAGGAAAGTCCACTCTCCTTAACACCATGTTTGGAGTGCAGTTTGCAGTCAGCAGTGGTCGATGTACTCGAGGTGCCTTTATGTTGCTCATCAAAATCAATGAAGACATGAAAAAAGTCCTAAACTGTGACTTCATGCTGATCATTGACACTGAGGGCTTAAAGTCACCAGAACTTGCACAACTAGACAACAGCTATGAGCACGACAATGAGCTTGCTACACTTGTTGTGGGGCTGAGTGATGTCACCATTGTCAATGTTGCAATGGAGAATTCAACTGAAATGAAGGACATCCTACAAATAGTTGTGCATGCTTTTCTCAGGATGAAGGAGGTGGGCAAAAAGCCgaaatgtgtgtttgttcacCAGAATGTGTCCGATGTTTCAGCCCATGAGAAGAACTTACGAGACAGGAAACTGCTCCTGGAACAGTTGAATGAGATGACCCAGGCAGCAGCcaaaatggaaaagaaagaggagaacAAGAGCTTCACTGATGTGATGGAGTACAATCCAGACACTGGGAACTGGTACATTCCTGGACTCTGGAATGGAAACCCACCAATGGCACCAGTGAATGCAGGGTACAGTGAGGCTGTATATGAGCTCAAGAAACACATCATCCAACTGCTGGGAAACTGTGAGTCATCTGCTAATGATATCATGGAGTTTAAAGAGTGGATGACAAGTCTGTGGACTGCAGTAAAGCATGAAAACTGTATCTTCAGCTTCAGAAAGTTGTGGAGTGAAACTCCAAAGAAACGttctttttttgaacaaaaTATCAAAAATGGCGTATCTCACTGCCTGAGAATCGGTCTGTCATACTGTTCGTGTAAATTATTAAGTAAATTTACTGCTTGTCTGTTGCGCTTGATGAAGCGGTCacacttttctcctcctcctctcccttagcttccctgcttagcctcttatgtccttgtctagtcttgtgttttttgtattacttttccctggaacattctctcacagtctgttctctaaaacctaaaagagaattatggatttgatcaactggtccctgaatgcaattgacacccctttctcaatgagaagtttgggcttgggtgagcctgagtgctgaagatatctacctattcaaacccccacaaggctgcccgctcggattgaaatgatgggacgaggcgtgagtttctaaaaatgggctcattgagtgcaggacggataagatcttggagaagcttatggctgccgtgaatactcagaataagacctCTGAGTGCAAACTGGATTACAGCTTGGAGGGGCTCGCTCAGAATAACACCTTTGAGCGCAAATTGGATCACATTTTGAAGAAGCTCACtgcggtcgtgagttctcagaaatcggctctttgagcacaagaatgacaacatcacggaGCGTAAGgttgataacatcatggagaagctcacggctctctaacgggagattgagagaccagtgtcagaCTGTTAGAACAACTTTGAAATTCATGAGTTGtttgcactaaagtaaaaaccaccaTCACTTTATGCGGATACCCCTTGACGCCAGCtgtggtctcaaggctggagctgaacaaaacaccctgataacagaCTGTGCTTAGACTGTTCTTCCCATtctatgcaaggccacctgggttggctggaagactgtttacttagcctggcagggcgaaggaccctgtctcagctgaactctggacttttacacacacacgcacacagacacatatatatatactaggggtgcaacgatacacaaaattcacggttcggttcggttcaatactttggtgtcacggttcgatattttttcgatacaaaaaaaaatgttcatgcctttttaatttgtcatttattaaattttcacggcacattccgcaccacgtctctgtgcgttcatcatttgtttgaagccagctcacctcctgcaactacttttccgagaatacgtgcttcttttgtggttcggactccttctgacatttctttggaggtggaggaacatcacagtaattgcttaaaggagcttgcttcttcgacatctttaagagttctaaacaaatgtctgtcctcctcctgaaaatcttatgtacgcaaacacgcgttgcaacttcttatcttgtttatcttttttattttgacagcgaatgcgtacctgtggaccacttatgtgcacccctggttatttagctcgtcatattgcagccacagaaattcttttgtccatgaaaccataaagctgcactttttctttttgccttatagtctgattagtcataacttttccgttttgtggtaagcttttctttggctgtcacttcttcaccctgacctgtcttatttggctcagcagaactaaaacatatatcctgctgcttttacacgcgcactcacataacgctcagcgatcaacctctcacatgtttaagcttgctgcgggagatttcacttgtcatgtttgcatagtaagctaacgattgataagacgatgtcagaggaattggtgcgcaaattatcatcactcaccaatcagtgctgtcgctctctatacacagttcgcgcgattgcaaagtgaaagcaaaaaacaagcgcaaattcaaacgcgatttcaatatgtcacatattgacagtggctcactgatgccaatgacataattaccagctacatttccgaaagaatgcaaaagcattgacatatatttttccttcctacgatagcccaacaggcagggcagagatagattttggtagcccgactggggctagcgattttgcgagccctgtatctgattgaggaatcacacatctttggaaaagagagtttattacagagaaatggctctttccaaaataaaagctatactatacgcttcttctgggctatattctcagcagcatattaaacatgtcaggtccccataagaagaatcatgtgctaacggctgtctaaatgactcgggtaaagtttgtagcatgcatgcttgttgtttttgtctgcttccacttgtctttgcactaggatgatgtcggcgtaaatgtgcagtcatattcgttgtgttcccactagtgctgtcagcgtaaatctcgttgaaatgacgttaacgccacaacacggcaaatctccgttaacgagcgccctgtgcatggggctggacggccaacacgttaacaagctaactgcgcta is part of the Maylandia zebra isolate NMK-2024a linkage group LG3, Mzebra_GT3a, whole genome shotgun sequence genome and encodes:
- the LOC112432572 gene encoding up-regulator of cell proliferation-like, whose protein sequence is MNSSTLGNIKSNKENSFEAPEEMDSSETLSVETSMNTKTQLERLLEDLGLEQYYREKLSLSKILEITKRTITDEPAKCKSDQLWHFLKKLMMVNVTARNVTYTSECDSSGDEDSGSTEFDSDSSNTDDKVNPLDIITALFLCSDGFVQQEMALKMSTCQFSVPLLLPNCDTNQCTLMLWAMRDIVKKYRPQSLLESKGFIEDRIVLSELPMISFVRLGECSSSKSEILNKLLSNSQQYHDTFVHCNMECGDSPRRISNGLTEITWYLPGGNTNIDIFSQPVAVANLRGDIESFETQYSFLCQTSAAVFVFFDHLDSECSLLTNPHHKAQIFLVGNYYSKRFSKDALEKVANKLGLTKDKIIIIRKKQKNEADFVKSLRKKVSNVVENSKMKMTIEQMADIAYKLGILVDEDSPECQTAKTNAEAITAEIQDIHKYKEDHLPRQGEIWKLLTWLEKEDFRLQHVGSKNIEDYKSELQKRKKELRKKQNSYGMLTAMTCFINAISSPGTERFYFLKLMRMNLDNMSRVKLSELQEKYKEKCKNSENKEEIKKIDRQISNSSLGTEHFFREMGQIYEASLSLPQTDPAHQQLQHLPKLCAELLLDGFPLELVDRDASNIPLRWVSDVLSQLSDLVSPNRKILVVTVLGVQSTGKSTLLNTMFGVQFAVSSGRCTRGAFMLLIKINEDMKKVLNCDFMLIIDTEGLKSPELAQLDNSYEHDNELATLVVGLSDVTIVNVAMENSTEMKDILQIVVHAFLRMKEVGKKPKCVFVHQNVSDVSAHEKNLRDRKLLLEQLNEMTQAAAKMEKKEENKSFTDVMEYNPDTGNWYIPGLWNGNPPMAPVNAGYSEAVYELKKHIIQLLGNCESSANDIMEFKEWMTSLWTAVKHENCIFSFRKLWSETPKKRSFFEQNIKNGVSHCLRIGLSYCSCKLLSKFTACLLRLMKRSHFSPPPLP